In one Winogradskyella sp. MH6 genomic region, the following are encoded:
- a CDS encoding quinol:cytochrome C oxidoreductase, which produces MEYKISNRLRMGAIIMMVLGLIGVAYGFYDSHGYTEENITEKLAEEHHGHGDTHATESHGDEHASGHGEVAAHNDEHHGDQAHGGLTLHEEHALHQIHNRPYSALYVGAFFFFMIALGVLAFYAIQYAAQAGWSPVLFRVMEGITSYVLPGGLIVLAIAFVADSHLFVWLKDGVTEVGHENYDKLIAGKSGWLNKTGFFIRGLIFLGGWSLYRYFSRKFSIAQDSANDNRNFKKNFRISAAFLVFYIYTESMMSWDWIMSVDPHWFSTLFGWYVFASMFVSGITVIAMITIYLKSKGLLEFVNDSHIHDLAKFMFGISIFWTYLWFSQFMLIWYSNIPEEVTYFVSRIEHYKLPFFGMLAMNFIFPLLLLMNSDYKRINWFVIMAGIVILCGHYLDVFNWIMPATVVDRWFIGMPEIGSILLFGGLFLFIVFTALGKAPLLAKGNPFMKESEHFHY; this is translated from the coding sequence ATGGAATATAAAATTTCAAATCGATTAAGAATGGGTGCTATTATTATGATGGTACTCGGTTTGATAGGTGTTGCTTATGGTTTCTATGATTCTCACGGATATACCGAAGAAAATATCACAGAGAAATTAGCAGAGGAGCACCATGGACATGGAGATACTCATGCAACTGAAAGTCATGGAGATGAGCACGCTTCAGGTCATGGCGAAGTTGCTGCTCATAATGATGAGCACCATGGAGACCAAGCTCACGGAGGATTAACACTTCACGAAGAGCATGCACTTCATCAAATTCATAATAGACCGTATTCGGCGCTTTACGTTGGAGCTTTCTTTTTCTTTATGATAGCTTTAGGTGTACTTGCTTTTTATGCAATACAGTATGCTGCACAAGCAGGATGGTCTCCTGTTCTGTTTAGAGTAATGGAAGGTATTACATCATACGTGTTACCAGGTGGTTTAATCGTTTTGGCAATTGCTTTTGTAGCAGATAGCCACTTATTTGTATGGTTGAAGGATGGTGTAACAGAAGTAGGGCATGAAAACTACGATAAATTAATAGCTGGTAAATCTGGCTGGTTAAATAAAACAGGATTCTTTATTAGAGGTCTTATTTTCTTAGGAGGTTGGTCTCTTTATAGATATTTCTCTAGAAAATTCTCTATAGCTCAAGACAGTGCTAATGATAATAGAAACTTTAAAAAGAACTTTAGAATTTCTGCTGCATTCTTAGTATTCTATATTTATACAGAATCTATGATGTCTTGGGATTGGATTATGAGTGTAGACCCACACTGGTTTAGTACATTATTTGGTTGGTATGTTTTTGCAAGTATGTTTGTAAGTGGTATTACTGTAATTGCAATGATAACGATCTACTTAAAGTCTAAAGGACTTTTAGAGTTTGTAAATGATAGCCATATACATGATTTAGCAAAATTTATGTTTGGTATTAGTATTTTCTGGACTTACTTATGGTTCTCTCAATTTATGCTGATTTGGTATTCAAACATACCAGAAGAGGTAACCTATTTTGTAAGTAGAATAGAACATTATAAACTTCCATTCTTCGGAATGTTAGCGATGAACTTTATTTTCCCACTATTATTATTAATGAATAGTGATTACAAACGTATCAATTGGTTTGTAATCATGGCAGGAATAGTAATACTTTGTGGACATTACTTAGATGTTTTCAACTGGATTATGCCAGCAACAGTAGTAGATAGATGGTTTATAGGTATGCCAGAAATAGGATCTATCTTATTATTTGGAGGTCTATTCTTATTTATTGTTTTTACAGCACTAGGAAAGGCACCATTGTTAGCAAAAGGAAATCCGTTTATGAAGGAAAGTGAACATTTCCATTATTAA
- a CDS encoding cytochrome c oxidase subunit II, whose protein sequence is MTTTLLTIIIVLFVAVAIWQLIKIFDLAQVGASNTQIADDKDNKLNGYLMMGFLAFIYIITILCFWYLGDLPLMSNSASEHGPGIDSLMAISMVVIFIVQTVTQFLLHYFAFKYRGEKGRKALFYADNNTLEAIWTGIPVIVLAGLIIYGLFTWNDIMNVDDQEDPLVVELYAQQFNWKARYGGQDNVLGKANVRLIDLDRANILGVDEGDLNAQDDVIVTELHLPVNRPVLFKMRSQDVLHSAYMPHFRAQMNCVPGMVTQFGFTPTVTTAEMRETEAIKDKVLNINKIRTEKSKELTSNGEEALEPYEFDYLLICNKICGKSHYNMQMKIIVETEEEYNAWMAEQTTFAKSLN, encoded by the coding sequence ATGACTACTACTTTATTAACGATTATAATTGTACTCTTTGTAGCTGTTGCCATTTGGCAATTGATAAAGATTTTTGACTTAGCTCAAGTAGGCGCAAGCAATACACAGATTGCTGATGATAAAGACAATAAATTAAACGGTTACCTTATGATGGGCTTTTTAGCCTTCATATATATTATTACGATACTATGTTTTTGGTATTTAGGTGATTTGCCATTAATGTCTAACTCAGCTTCAGAACATGGTCCTGGCATAGATAGTCTTATGGCTATTTCTATGGTTGTTATCTTTATTGTTCAAACTGTAACACAATTTTTATTACACTACTTTGCATTTAAATACAGAGGTGAAAAAGGCAGAAAAGCATTGTTTTATGCAGATAACAATACTTTAGAAGCTATTTGGACAGGTATTCCTGTGATAGTTTTAGCAGGTTTAATCATCTATGGATTATTCACTTGGAATGACATTATGAATGTTGATGACCAAGAGGATCCTTTAGTTGTAGAACTTTATGCACAGCAATTTAACTGGAAAGCAAGATATGGTGGTCAAGATAATGTATTAGGTAAAGCAAACGTTAGGTTAATAGATTTAGATAGAGCTAATATATTAGGTGTAGATGAGGGCGACCTTAATGCACAAGATGATGTTATTGTTACAGAACTTCATTTACCAGTTAATAGACCTGTTTTATTTAAAATGCGTTCTCAAGACGTATTGCACTCTGCTTACATGCCTCATTTTAGAGCACAGATGAACTGTGTACCTGGTATGGTAACTCAATTTGGATTTACGCCAACGGTAACAACAGCAGAAATGCGTGAAACAGAGGCCATAAAAGATAAGGTTTTAAACATCAATAAAATCAGAACAGAAAAAAGTAAGGAATTAACTTCAAACGGAGAAGAAGCTTTAGAGCCTTATGAGTTCGATTACTTGTTAATTTGTAATAAAATCTGTGGTAAATCTCACTACAATATGCAGATGAAGATTATTGTAGAGACCGAAGAAGAGTATAATGCATGGATGGCCGAGCAAACCACTTTTGCTAAATCATTGAATTAA
- the ruvB gene encoding Holliday junction branch migration DNA helicase RuvB translates to MNENLNPSNDNYSPEELDLEKKLRPLSFNDFTGQDQVLENLLVFVQAANLRGEALDHTLFHGPPGLGKTTLAHILANELDVNIKVTSGPVLDKPGDLAGLLTNLEDRDVLFIDEIHRLSPIVEEYLYSAMEDYKIDIMIESGPNARTVQINLNPFTLVGATTRSGLLTAPMRARFGISSRLQYYKTDLLTTIVQRSSSILNVPISMEAAIEIAGRSRGTPRIANALLRRVRDFAQIKGNGKIDIEIAKFALEALNVDAHGLDEMDNKILTTIIDKFKGGPVGITTLATAVSESAETIEEVYEPFLIQQGFIMRTPRGREVTEQAYKHLGKVKGPIQGGLF, encoded by the coding sequence ATGAACGAAAACCTAAATCCATCTAACGACAATTACAGTCCTGAAGAGCTTGACCTAGAAAAAAAGTTAAGGCCCTTGTCCTTTAACGATTTCACAGGACAAGATCAGGTATTGGAAAACTTATTGGTTTTTGTTCAAGCGGCAAATTTAAGAGGAGAAGCATTAGACCATACGCTTTTCCATGGCCCTCCAGGATTAGGTAAAACCACATTAGCTCACATATTAGCAAACGAACTAGATGTAAATATAAAAGTGACGTCTGGTCCAGTTTTAGATAAGCCAGGTGACTTAGCAGGTTTGCTTACTAACTTAGAGGATAGAGATGTTTTATTTATAGATGAAATACATCGTTTAAGTCCAATTGTAGAGGAGTACTTATATTCTGCAATGGAAGATTACAAGATAGATATCATGATAGAATCTGGACCAAATGCAAGAACGGTTCAGATAAATTTAAATCCATTTACATTAGTTGGTGCAACAACGCGTTCAGGACTGTTAACAGCACCTATGAGAGCTCGTTTTGGTATAAGCAGTCGTTTACAGTATTACAAAACCGATTTGCTTACCACTATTGTGCAACGAAGTTCTTCAATACTCAATGTGCCAATCTCTATGGAAGCTGCAATAGAAATAGCAGGACGTAGTCGTGGTACGCCACGTATTGCTAATGCTTTATTACGACGTGTTAGAGATTTTGCACAGATAAAAGGGAATGGCAAAATAGATATAGAAATTGCCAAGTTTGCACTAGAAGCATTAAATGTAGATGCTCATGGTTTGGATGAAATGGATAACAAAATCTTAACCACAATCATAGATAAGTTCAAAGGTGGACCTGTAGGTATTACAACTTTAGCAACAGCTGTGAGTGAAAGTGCAGAAACCATCGAAGAAGTTTATGAACCCTTTTTAATTCAGCAAGGTTTTATAATGCGAACACCACGTGGTCGTGAAGTAACAGAGCAAGCCTATAAGCACTTAGGTAAGGTTAAAGGGCCAATCCAAGGTGGTTTGTTTTGA
- a CDS encoding cytochrome c oxidase subunit I, with protein sequence MSATVDTHNHDDHDVHHHKETFVTKYIFSQDHKMIAKQYLITGVIIMGIIGILMSLMIRMQIAWPEQPNAVFQALLGKWAPEGVMDADIYLALVTIHGTLMVFFVLTAGLSGTFSNLLIPLQIGARDMASGFLNMISYWLFFISCVIMVLSFFVEMGPAAAGWTIYPPLSALPMAQPGSGTGMTMWLVSMAIFIASSLLGSLNYIVTVLNLRTKGMSMTRMPLTIWAFFITAVIGVISFPVLLSAALLLIMDRSFGTSFFLSDIFIQGEVLHYQGGSPVLYEHLFWFLGHPEVYIVLLPALGITSEIIATNSRKPIFGYRAMILSILAIAFLSTIVWGHHMFVSGMNPFLGSVFTFTTLLIAIPSAVKAFNYITTLWKGNLQMNPAMLFSIGLVSTFITGGLTGIILGDSALDINVHDTYFVVAHFHLVMGISALYGVFAGVYHWFPKMFGRMMNKNLGYIHFWITAVCAYGVFFPMHFIGMAGLPRRYYTNSNFPLFDDTADTQVVITVFALIAGLAQLIFLYNFFSSIFYGKKAPQNPWRSNTLEWTTPVEHIHGNWPGEIPHVHRWPYDYSKPGHDEDFVPQTVPMKEGEEELHH encoded by the coding sequence ATGTCAGCAACAGTAGATACACACAATCACGACGATCACGACGTACATCATCATAAAGAGACTTTCGTGACTAAATATATCTTTAGTCAGGATCACAAAATGATTGCAAAGCAGTATTTAATTACTGGTGTAATTATAATGGGTATCATAGGTATTTTGATGTCTCTAATGATACGTATGCAAATTGCTTGGCCAGAACAACCAAATGCAGTTTTTCAAGCACTACTAGGAAAGTGGGCGCCAGAAGGTGTTATGGATGCAGATATCTATTTGGCATTAGTAACCATACATGGTACTTTAATGGTATTCTTTGTACTTACGGCAGGATTAAGTGGTACATTCAGTAACCTTTTAATTCCGCTTCAGATTGGTGCAAGAGATATGGCCTCAGGATTCCTTAACATGATTTCTTATTGGTTATTCTTTATATCTTGTGTTATAATGGTGTTATCTTTCTTTGTAGAGATGGGACCTGCAGCAGCTGGTTGGACAATTTATCCACCATTAAGTGCATTGCCTATGGCGCAACCAGGTTCTGGTACAGGTATGACGATGTGGCTAGTGTCTATGGCAATATTTATTGCTTCGTCATTATTAGGTTCATTAAACTACATTGTAACCGTACTTAACCTTAGAACAAAAGGTATGTCAATGACAAGAATGCCGTTAACAATTTGGGCGTTTTTCATTACAGCTGTTATTGGTGTAATTTCTTTCCCAGTTCTTTTATCAGCAGCATTACTTTTAATCATGGATAGAAGTTTTGGTACATCATTCTTCTTATCAGACATATTTATCCAAGGTGAAGTATTACACTATCAAGGAGGTTCTCCTGTACTATATGAACACTTATTCTGGTTCTTAGGACACCCTGAAGTATATATCGTATTATTACCAGCATTGGGTATCACATCCGAAATTATTGCAACAAATTCAAGAAAACCTATTTTTGGATATAGAGCAATGATTCTTTCTATCCTAGCTATTGCATTTTTATCTACAATAGTTTGGGGTCACCACATGTTCGTGTCTGGTATGAATCCATTCTTAGGTTCTGTATTTACATTTACAACTTTATTAATTGCAATACCATCTGCGGTAAAAGCATTTAATTATATAACCACACTCTGGAAAGGTAACCTTCAAATGAATCCAGCAATGCTGTTTTCAATAGGATTAGTATCTACTTTTATTACAGGTGGTTTGACAGGTATTATTTTAGGAGATAGTGCATTAGATATTAATGTACATGATACATATTTTGTTGTAGCTCACTTCCACTTAGTAATGGGTATTTCAGCATTATATGGTGTATTTGCTGGTGTATATCATTGGTTCCCTAAGATGTTTGGTAGAATGATGAATAAAAACTTAGGTTATATCCATTTCTGGATAACAGCAGTTTGTGCTTATGGTGTATTCTTCCCAATGCACTTTATTGGAATGGCTGGTTTACCAAGACGTTATTACACCAATTCTAATTTCCCATTATTTGACGATACTGCAGATACACAAGTTGTAATTACTGTGTTTGCATTAATTGCTGGTTTAGCTCAATTAATATTCTTGTATAATTTCTTTAGTAGTATTTTCTACGGTAAGAAAGCACCTCAAAATCCTTGGAGATCTAATACATTAGAGTGGACAACACCTGTAGAGCATATCCATGGTAACTGGCCTGGGGAAATTCCTCATGTACACCGTTGGCCTTACGATTACAGTAAGCCTGGACACGATGAAGATTTTGTGCCACAGACTGTACCGATGAAAGAAGGTGAAGAAGAGTTACATCACTAA
- a CDS encoding DUF3341 domain-containing protein — translation MEASKVIHAIYTDDDVLMSAVKKVKAEKHHIEEIYTPFPVHGLDKAMGLAPTRIAITAFLYGCVGLTVAIVMMNFIMIKDWPQDIGGKPSFSYLENMPAFVPIMFELTVFFAAHLMVITFYLRSRMWPFKKAENPDPRTTDDHFLMEIAIHNNESELTSLLQETGAVEINIVDKDEDAH, via the coding sequence ATGGAAGCTTCAAAAGTAATTCATGCTATTTATACAGATGATGATGTATTAATGTCTGCAGTGAAAAAGGTCAAGGCAGAGAAACATCATATCGAAGAGATATATACACCATTTCCAGTTCACGGACTAGACAAAGCAATGGGCTTAGCACCAACACGTATTGCAATAACAGCATTTTTATATGGCTGTGTTGGTTTAACAGTAGCTATTGTAATGATGAACTTTATTATGATTAAAGATTGGCCACAAGACATAGGAGGTAAGCCAAGTTTTAGTTATTTAGAAAATATGCCTGCATTTGTACCTATTATGTTTGAGCTAACGGTATTTTTTGCAGCGCATTTAATGGTAATTACATTTTATTTAAGAAGTAGAATGTGGCCTTTTAAAAAGGCAGAAAATCCAGATCCAAGAACAACAGACGATCATTTCTTAATGGAGATTGCTATTCATAATAATGAAAGTGAATTAACTTCATTATTACAAGAAACCGGAGCTGTTGAAATTAATATTGTAGATAAAGACGAAGATGCACATTAA
- a CDS encoding cytochrome P450 → MKNNTHIPNVPLSKFLRHSLNILKNPLPFHHNNFIERGNTFSLTIGLNKKIYFSRDAQFAEYVLQKNQRNYTKSKIQTEDLSKYIGKGLLTSEGEHWRKQRKLIQPAFHKKQLNLLLDNINDTIKTEYQKVQPNTKVDIFPILNDLAFQTVVKSLFSNAVNQKDIHRLQHITEATQKMLVKELRQPYLAWWFTASGSIKKHLDLTEEARQILKRIVNERRVSGLRQNNLLDMLLDAKYDDGEPMSEEQLIDEILILFVAGHETTSNALTFTFQLLAQHPKWQDKIVEEISSIEKETKDTMALVTSAKVCQQVIEESMRLYPPAYFIDRVNIEEDSFNGMHFKAGSSLLFSIFEIHRHPELWEHPDAFMPERFSEGGRQYSSQYFPFGAGPRKCIGNNFAMFEMIIAVSQLVSKYKIIPEFEAIGITPLITLKPNNAYLRFEPRS, encoded by the coding sequence ATGAAAAATAACACTCATATTCCTAACGTGCCTTTATCCAAATTTTTAAGGCATTCCCTTAATATTCTAAAAAACCCATTACCGTTTCATCACAATAATTTTATTGAAAGAGGGAATACATTTAGTCTCACTATAGGCTTAAATAAAAAAATATACTTTTCTCGCGATGCTCAATTTGCTGAATATGTGCTTCAAAAAAATCAAAGGAATTACACAAAAAGTAAAATTCAAACAGAAGACCTTTCAAAATATATTGGTAAAGGATTATTAACTTCGGAAGGGGAGCATTGGCGCAAACAGCGAAAACTCATTCAACCTGCTTTTCATAAAAAGCAACTCAATTTGTTATTGGATAATATTAATGATACTATAAAAACCGAATATCAAAAAGTTCAGCCAAATACAAAGGTAGATATCTTTCCAATCTTAAACGATTTAGCATTCCAAACCGTAGTAAAATCATTGTTTAGCAATGCAGTAAATCAAAAAGATATACATAGACTGCAACACATAACGGAGGCTACTCAAAAAATGCTTGTTAAAGAACTAAGGCAACCATATTTAGCTTGGTGGTTTACAGCTAGCGGAAGTATAAAAAAGCATCTAGATCTTACTGAAGAGGCAAGGCAGATTTTAAAACGTATTGTTAACGAACGGAGAGTTTCTGGGTTAAGACAAAACAATTTATTGGATATGTTGCTTGATGCTAAATATGATGATGGTGAACCAATGAGTGAAGAACAATTGATTGATGAAATATTAATATTATTTGTTGCTGGACACGAAACCACATCTAATGCTTTAACCTTTACATTTCAATTATTGGCACAACATCCTAAGTGGCAGGATAAAATTGTTGAAGAAATTTCAAGTATCGAAAAAGAAACTAAAGATACCATGGCATTAGTAACATCTGCAAAAGTGTGTCAGCAAGTTATTGAAGAGTCTATGCGATTGTATCCACCAGCGTATTTTATAGACCGTGTTAATATTGAAGAAGACAGTTTTAACGGCATGCATTTTAAAGCAGGTTCTAGTTTGTTGTTTTCTATTTTCGAAATTCATCGTCATCCAGAATTATGGGAACACCCAGATGCTTTTATGCCAGAACGTTTTTCTGAAGGAGGAAGACAATATTCGTCTCAATATTTTCCATTCGGTGCCGGACCAAGAAAATGCATAGGTAATAATTTTGCCATGTTTGAAATGATTATTGCCGTAAGTCAATTAGTTTCAAAATATAAAATAATACCAGAATTTGAAGCCATAGGCATAACTCCACTTATTACCTTAAAACCAAACAATGCCTACTTAAGATTTGAACCTCGATCTTAA
- the nrfD gene encoding NrfD/PsrC family molybdoenzyme membrane anchor subunit has product MASHYEAPIRRPLVTGEKSYHDVTVDVARPVEGKANKAWWIVFSISLVAFLWGIGCIIYTVSTGIGVWGLNKTVNWAWDITNFVWWVGIGHAGTLISAVLLLFRQKWRMAINRSAEAMTIFSVVQAGLFPIIHMGRPWLAYWVLPIPNQFGSLWVNFNSPLLWDVFAISTYLSVSLVFWWTGLLPDFAMLRDRAIRPFQKKIYSLISFGWSGRAKDWQRFEEVSLVLAGLATPLVLSVHTIVSFDFATSVIPGWHTTIFPPYFVAGAIFSGFAMVNTLLIIMRKVCNLEDYITVQHIELMNIVIMITGSIVGVAYITELFIAWYSGVEYEQYAFLNRATGPYWWAYWAMMTCNVFSPQFMWFKKLRTSIMFSFFISIVVNIGMWFERFVIIVTSLHRDYLPSSWTMFSPTFVDIGIFIGTIGFFFVLFLLYSRTFPVIAQAEVKTILKSSGQRYKNIRERGDSLVGTGADARTSNPVEFVASTKETPSVDNSEKVNSLLGTIGSFDASNETADDLKKINGVGPKMEEVLNSIGIYTFLQVSKMTKTEYDLLDAITGSFPGRAERDDWAGQAKNLLNN; this is encoded by the coding sequence ATGGCGTCTCATTACGAAGCACCTATTAGAAGACCTTTAGTTACCGGAGAAAAATCGTATCACGATGTTACTGTAGATGTAGCAAGACCGGTAGAAGGCAAAGCAAACAAAGCTTGGTGGATTGTTTTCAGTATTTCTTTGGTTGCGTTCCTTTGGGGAATAGGTTGTATTATTTATACCGTATCAACTGGTATTGGTGTTTGGGGTCTTAACAAGACTGTAAACTGGGCTTGGGATATTACTAACTTTGTTTGGTGGGTAGGTATTGGTCACGCAGGAACTCTGATTTCTGCTGTACTTTTATTATTCCGTCAAAAATGGAGAATGGCAATTAACCGTTCTGCAGAAGCGATGACAATCTTCTCGGTTGTTCAGGCAGGTTTATTCCCAATCATTCACATGGGTCGTCCATGGTTAGCATATTGGGTATTACCAATTCCTAACCAATTTGGGTCATTGTGGGTAAACTTTAACTCACCATTACTTTGGGACGTATTCGCGATTTCAACATATTTATCGGTGTCATTAGTATTCTGGTGGACAGGTTTATTACCAGATTTTGCAATGCTTAGAGACAGAGCTATTAGACCTTTCCAAAAGAAGATTTATTCTTTAATTAGTTTTGGTTGGTCTGGTAGAGCAAAAGATTGGCAACGTTTTGAGGAGGTATCATTGGTACTTGCAGGTTTAGCAACACCACTTGTACTTTCTGTACATACTATTGTATCGTTTGACTTCGCAACATCGGTAATTCCAGGTTGGCATACTACGATTTTCCCACCTTACTTCGTTGCAGGTGCGATTTTCTCAGGATTCGCTATGGTAAATACGCTTCTTATTATTATGAGAAAAGTATGTAACCTTGAAGATTATATTACAGTACAACACATCGAGTTAATGAACATTGTAATTATGATTACAGGTTCAATCGTTGGTGTGGCTTATATCACTGAGTTATTTATTGCTTGGTACTCTGGTGTAGAGTACGAACAATATGCATTCTTAAACAGAGCAACAGGACCTTACTGGTGGGCATATTGGGCAATGATGACTTGTAACGTATTCTCTCCACAGTTTATGTGGTTTAAGAAACTTAGAACAAGTATTATGTTCTCGTTCTTTATATCTATTGTTGTAAACATAGGTATGTGGTTTGAGCGTTTCGTTATCATCGTTACATCATTACACAGAGATTACTTACCATCATCTTGGACAATGTTCTCTCCAACATTTGTTGATATCGGAATTTTCATAGGAACAATAGGATTCTTCTTTGTATTATTCTTATTGTATTCTAGAACATTCCCAGTAATTGCACAAGCAGAAGTTAAGACGATTTTAAAGTCTTCAGGTCAGCGTTACAAGAACATAAGAGAAAGAGGAGATAGCTTAGTTGGTACTGGTGCAGATGCGAGAACATCAAATCCAGTTGAGTTTGTGGCTTCTACAAAAGAGACACCATCAGTTGATAATTCAGAAAAAGTAAATAGTCTTTTAGGAACTATTGGTTCTTTTGATGCATCAAATGAAACTGCCGATGATTTAAAGAAAATCAATGGTGTTGGTCCTAAAATGGAAGAAGTACTTAACAGTATTGGTATCTATACCTTCTTACAGGTAAGTAAGATGACAAAAACAGAATACGACTTGTTAGATGCAATCACAGGTTCTTTCCCAGGAAGAGCAGAACGTGATGATTGGGCAGGACAAGCTAAAAATTTATTAAATAACTAA
- a CDS encoding c-type cytochrome: MKTSLKYIVVLGLLVSFVSCKKDSRPNYQYMPNMYQSVGYETYQESDAFANGVEAQLPAEGTIPRGGFMPYEIENTNEGYELAKTTLTSPLDSTQVDYDKGKVLYDIYCGICHGTKGNGKGKLVEREKILGVPSYDDAGRAITTGSIYHVIYYGKNTMGSYANQLNENERWQVVAYVEKLKADLEK, translated from the coding sequence ATGAAGACATCATTGAAATATATCGTAGTACTAGGTTTATTAGTAAGTTTTGTGTCTTGTAAAAAAGACTCTAGACCAAACTATCAATACATGCCAAACATGTACCAATCTGTTGGTTACGAAACTTATCAGGAGTCTGATGCCTTTGCCAATGGAGTTGAAGCTCAATTACCAGCAGAAGGTACAATTCCAAGAGGTGGTTTTATGCCTTATGAGATTGAAAACACAAACGAAGGGTACGAATTAGCAAAGACAACCTTAACAAGTCCATTAGATTCAACTCAGGTAGATTATGATAAAGGAAAAGTACTTTATGATATTTACTGTGGAATTTGCCACGGAACTAAAGGAAACGGAAAAGGAAAATTGGTTGAGCGCGAAAAGATTTTAGGTGTACCAAGCTATGATGATGCAGGTAGAGCTATTACAACAGGTAGTATTTACCATGTTATTTATTATGGTAAAAACACTATGGGTTCTTATGCTAACCAATTGAACGAAAATGAGCGTTGGCAAGTAGTTGCTTATGTTGAAAAGCTTAAAGCAGATTTAGAAAAATAA